The genome window ATGTGGCGAGAAAATATAATCAAATCACGAATCTGGGGAAGCTTCTTGATCCGCTGGCGGATAAACTGTTGATTGCGGTAGCGTTAATCCTGATGGTTCAGGAAAATATGATCAGTTCATGGATTGCTGTAATCATTATTGGGCGTGAAATAGTTATTACAGCTTTACGAATGGTGGCAACGGAGCAGGGCATTGCTCTTGCAGCCGATCGATATGGCAAGATCAAAATGGTGCTTCAGGTGGCAGCGATTATTGCAATTTTGTTGAACAATGTTTCGTTCAGTTTGCTGACTGAGGTTCGGGTTGACCTAGTTCTATTATGGCTGGCGGCAGGTGTTACGCTGTTATCGGGATTGAATTATATTGTAATGAACTATCAGTTGCTTCGGACAGAAAAATAGAAGAGCCAATCGGATAATGGTTGATAATCCGAATGTTACCCTGTACTTCATGTACAGGGGTTGTTTGTCGTTGATTTCCGTTCAAAAATATGTGGGGCATAGTCATGGTTCCTTGTATACTTAGAATATCTGAATATACATAAAATGAATCGGAAAACAGGCACAACGGTGCTGATTCAGGAGGATCTCATGCAACAGGAACATACCGCTGGTCACCACGGGGACTGGCTTCAATTTATGATTTTAACAACCAAACTGGAACTTCCACCTTTGCCAGCGGACACAATGGAACGTCCACGGCTAAGTTTGCAACACGAAGAATTGTTCCAATCCAAAGTCACGTTGTTGA of Paenibacillus sp. FSL R5-0517 contains these proteins:
- the pgsA gene encoding CDP-diacylglycerol--glycerol-3-phosphate 3-phosphatidyltransferase, whose protein sequence is MNYANKITLARIALIPLFMLCFLNQSSFLFAIIIFAVAAGTDKLDGYVARKYNQITNLGKLLDPLADKLLIAVALILMVQENMISSWIAVIIIGREIVITALRMVATEQGIALAADRYGKIKMVLQVAAIIAILLNNVSFSLLTEVRVDLVLLWLAAGVTLLSGLNYIVMNYQLLRTEK